The sequence below is a genomic window from Nostoc flagelliforme CCNUN1.
CATCCCTAGTTTCCCAGTGGCAATCAGAGTTAAGTGACAAATTTAATATTGCTACTATCACCACAGATAACCGTGACCCGCAACAACCGATAGATGAATTTTGGACGAATAATCCGCGAATTATCGCTTCATTAAACACGGCTAAGTCTGCTAAACATTATCCCCACGTCACCAGTCGCACTTGGGACTTGGTAGTTGTCGATGAAGCCCACCACCTGAAAAATCGCACTACCCTCAACTGGAAACTGGTCAACGCCCTCAATAAGCGGTTTATTCTCATGCTCACTGCTACGCCAGTGCAGAACTCCCTTGTTGAACTGTTTAATCTGCTAACCCTCCTCAAACCGGGACTACTACAAACAGAAGCCGCTTTTAAAAAAGAATATGTCGATTCCAGGAATGGACGAGTCCCTAAAAATCCCGAAAAATTGCGCTCCCTGATGCGGGAAGTCATGGTGCGAAATACCCGCGCTCTAGTAGATGTCAAACTGCCTAAACGCTTCGCCACCACAATTACCGTTACCCCGGCAGCAGGCGAGGAGAAACTTTACCAGGACTTGAGCGAGTATCTACGTTCTTCAGAGGATAAGCTAGACAGACTCTCCCGCACCAATTTGCTAATGCGTGCTGGTTCGTCCCCTGGTGCTTTAGCTGACTCCCTCAAGCAACTGAGCAAACGCCTACCCGATGAAGAACTGAAGTCTTTAGCAAGACGAGCAGCCCAGGTGAAGCAGGTCGAGAAAGCAAAAGTATTGGTAGAGATGCTCTCAAAATCTTCCCAGAAAACCTTGGTCTTCACAACCCATAAAGCAACTAGCACTTATTTGGCTCAAACTCTGCAAGCTGCAAATATCCCCTTTGCAGAATTTACTGGTGGGATGTCCCTTAAACAGAAAGATGAGGCTATAGCCGCATTTCGGGATAATGTTTCTGTACTGCTGGCATCTGAAACGGGCGGAGAGGGACGTAACATTCAGTTTGCGAACGCGATCGTTAATTATGACCTCCCCTGGAACCCGATGAAAATAGAACAACGCATTGGTCGTATCCACCGCATTGGACAAACCCAGGATGTTTTTATTTTTAACTTTTGTCTATTGGGCAGTATCGAAGAGTATATTCTGCGGATCTTGCATGACAAAATTAATATGTTTGAACTAGTGGTCGGAGAGATTGAAACAATTTTAGGGAACGTGGATGATGAATTTGACTTTAGTGAAATTGTCATGGATATCTGGCTCAAGCATCAGGTTAAACCCGAATTAGATACAGCCTTCGAGCAATTGGCAGATAATTTGTTGAAAGCCAAAAACCAGTATCAGCAAATTCAGGAACTGGATGAACAGATTTTTGGCGAAGATTTTGAAGCTTGAGAGATTGATTTGAATAAATATGTTATCAGACCCAATTATTGCTACCTTAGAAAAAATTGTTTCTCTGCATGATGGAATAGCAGAACCTGCTGGTGAACACATTTTGAATGTGTTGTTGACGGAAAATATAGCATCGCTGCTTTCGCTCCCAGAAGAAGTTACTTTTACAACTATTGCTGATGTACCCCAAAGTGTTTTTGTCACCTATCATTCAGAAGTATTAAATAAGCTATCTGAACTATTAGCTGTTAAAGGACTTATTAGTGCGTTGGGTGTTAAAATCGATGGACATCTGAAAAACACAGGCTTTGAGAAAATTTTATTGGAGAGACTCGCACCTCAAAATGGCTTAATTCGTTTTTTAGATGCTAAACCAGAAATTACTCGTTACATCTTGTGTAATGTGGCTTACACAGCTCAGGCTTCCGAAAAAAGGATTGGTTTAGTTTCGTTCATTATCAATGAAATAACAGGAGTAACACCAGTAGAAATTGGTGATGCTTTGTTTTGGGAGTCTGACCTAATGACTGTGGAGCATCAAGAGACACCATTGGCGATGCCAATTGAAGAGTTGTTGAGGTTAATCGAACATCAAAGTGCAATATTGATTGGAAAATCTCTAGATAATTGGCAGGCTAAATTAACAAGAGCAAGAGCTAGGGATGAAGAAAGACTCACTTGTTATTACAACACGATTAGCGACTCGATTCGCAACAAGATTGAGTTAAAAAAAATGATTGGTGATGAACAAGACAAAGAATTAG
It includes:
- a CDS encoding DEAD/DEAH box helicase; protein product: METNYTFKFNSSTALEALKVGKYDPLNFYEARLNLFNLSVMADYDQLICLPTLTAIDKYWYQIETARKVLRQLGGRALLADEVGLGKTIEAGLIIAEYLARGMVQSMLVLTPASLVSQWQSELSDKFNIATITTDNRDPQQPIDEFWTNNPRIIASLNTAKSAKHYPHVTSRTWDLVVVDEAHHLKNRTTLNWKLVNALNKRFILMLTATPVQNSLVELFNLLTLLKPGLLQTEAAFKKEYVDSRNGRVPKNPEKLRSLMREVMVRNTRALVDVKLPKRFATTITVTPAAGEEKLYQDLSEYLRSSEDKLDRLSRTNLLMRAGSSPGALADSLKQLSKRLPDEELKSLARRAAQVKQVEKAKVLVEMLSKSSQKTLVFTTHKATSTYLAQTLQAANIPFAEFTGGMSLKQKDEAIAAFRDNVSVLLASETGGEGRNIQFANAIVNYDLPWNPMKIEQRIGRIHRIGQTQDVFIFNFCLLGSIEEYILRILHDKINMFELVVGEIETILGNVDDEFDFSEIVMDIWLKHQVKPELDTAFEQLADNLLKAKNQYQQIQELDEQIFGEDFEA